A genomic window from Triticum urartu cultivar G1812 chromosome 7, Tu2.1, whole genome shotgun sequence includes:
- the LOC125523184 gene encoding xyloglucan O-acetyltransferase 2-like, with protein sequence MGTNFPQSHHLQTTHLSLPRKQFLSYVLYALLPLALLHYLLFNPLAAPKPPLLAQPQAREAAPSQHRHAPVNALEEQLPPPPPAPGRGGEALGETQGGDVSASGSASPPCDYSDGEWVPDARPPLYDGTSCGTIKDGQNCMAHGRPDTGYLHWRWRPRRCDLPAFSPEAFLRWLRNRHLAFVGDSMARNQGESLLCLLASRSRPDLVYRDGEENRFRRWVFREHNATVSIFWSPLLVRVAEKAEHAGVRHNNVFLDSFDERWMSRLGGIDAAVLSVGHWFLIPGVYHDGGRVVGCHDCADLNRTETAFFGAFKEAVRRTLAEVARRHGADSKLVAVTTFSPAHFEGDWDKAGACPRRHPYREDEKGLGYTEKEMRRTVLEAVAAHAGAGPLRFAALDVTRLANLRPDGHPGPYMRSDPFAGGPDARVQNDCVHWCMPGPIDTFNEILLQTVAG encoded by the exons ATGGGCACCAATTTCCCGCAGAGCCACCACCTCCAGACCACCCACTTGTCGCTCCCCAGGAAGCAATTCCTCTCCTACGTCCTCTACGCCCTCCTCCCCCTCGCGCTCCTCCACTACCTGCTCTTCAACCCGCTGGCCGCGCCCAAGCCGCCGCTCCTGGCGCAGCCGCAGGCGCGCGAGGCGGCGCCGTCCCAGCACAGGCACGCGCCCGTCAATGCGCTTGAGGAGCAGCTGCCCCCGCCCCCTCCCGCTCCCGGCCGAGGGGGCGAAGCATTGGGGGAAACTCAAG GCGGAGACGTGTCGGCGTCAGGATCCGCGTCGCCGCCGTGCGACTACTCCGACGGCGAGTGGGTGCCGGACGCGCGCCCGCCGCTGTACGACGGCACGAGCTGCGGCACCATCAAGGACGGGCAGAACTGCATGGCGCACGGCCGCCCGGACACCGGGTACCTCCACTGGCGGTGGCGGCCACGGCGGTGCGACCTCCCCGCCTTCTCCCCGGAGGCGTTCCTCCGCTGGCTCCGCAACAGGCACCTGGCCTTCGTGGGCGACTCCATGGCGCGCAACCAGGGCGAGTCGCTGCTCTGCCTCCTCGCCTCCCGCTCCCGCCCGGACCTCGTGTACCGGGACGGCGAGGAGAACAGGTTCCGGCGCTGGGTCTTCCGGGAGCACAACGCCACCGTCTCCATCTTCTGGTCGCCGCTCCTGGTGCGGGTCGCCGAGAAGGCGGAGCACGCCGGCGTGCGGCACAACAACGTGTTCCTCGACTCGTTCGACGAGCGGTGGATGTCGCGGCTGGGCGGGATCGACGCCGCCGTGCTGTCCGTCGGGCACTGGTTCCTCATCCCCGGCGTCTACCACGACGGCGGCAGGGTCGTGGGCTGCCACGACTGCGCGGACCTCAACCGCACCGAGACGGccttcttcggcgcgttcaaggAGGCCGTGCGCCGCACGCTCGCCGAGGTCGCCCGGCGGCACGGCGCGGACAGCAAGCTGGTCGCGGTCACCACGTTCTCGCCGGCGCACTTCGAGGGGGACTGGGACAAGGCCGGCGCGTGCCCCAGGAGGCACCCGTACAGGGAGGACGAGAAGGGGCTGGGCTACACGGAGAAGGAGATGAGGAGGACCGTCCTGGAGGCGGTGGCCGCCCACGCCGGCGCCGGGCCCCTGCGGTTCGCGGCGCTGGACGTGACGAGGCTGGCCAACCTGCGGCCGGACGGCCACCCGGGGCCGTACATGCGCAGCGACCCGTTCGCCGGCGGGCCGGACGCGCGGGTGCAGAACGACTGCGTGCACTGGTGCATGCCCGGCCCCATCGACACGTTCAACGAGATCCTGCTGCAGACCGTCGCGGGGTGA